GCGAGGCGCTCGGCGCGCCGCCCGCGCTCGACGAGGCCCTGCTCGAGCGCATCCGCGCCCGGCTCGCCGCCGCCGGCGGGCGCGCGCCCTGAGCTCGCGCGCGGTCGTGCGCGCTCGCTAGTCGCGCGGCGCGATGCGGTAGAGGCGGTCGCCGGGCTCGCTCTTCGCGGCGCGGCCGGTGAGCACCTCGCCCACCTCGACGACGGCTTCGTGCGCCGCCGTCTCGGCCGCCGCGCGTCCGCCCTCGTCGCCCGCGTACTTGCGCGCGCGGCCGGCGCGCACGGCTTCGTACTCGGGCGTTCCGTGCGGGACGTGCACGAGGCGCGCGTCGGCGCGCCGTCCGTCGATGCGGATCACCACGCGGTCGTCGCGCTCGATCTGCTGCGGCCAGCGCGTGAGGCGGCCGCCCATGCAATCGAGGTCGCACGCGACGTAGCCCGCGCCGTCGTGCGCGCTGAACCACAGCGTGCGCGACCGCCCCGCGGCGACGATCTCGAGCTCGAGCTCGTGCAGGCGATCGAGGGCGTTCCAGTCGAGGGAGGCGAGCGCGACCTCCTCCCCCGTGCGCAGCGGGCCGCCGGCCAGGATGCCGACGGGCCCGTCGGCGCGCGCGAGCAGGAAGCCGCCCGCGGCGCCGGCCACGACGAGCACGCCCGCGACGAGCGCGAGGCGGCGGAGCCAGCGGCTCCGACGGGTCGAGTCCTCCATGCCGATCGGTTCCTCCTCGCGCCGCGGCTCGCCGGGCGCGTACGGATGCTAGGCGGCCGGGTCGCTCCAGGTGTGCACCTCGCCGCGCCCCTCGAGCAGCATCGTGCCCGGGAAGACGCGCAGGAGCCACGGGTCGAGCTCGATCGCGGCGAAGTCGTCGCAGGTGGGCGAGGTCCAGCCGGGGATGATGGCCGGGTCGTAGCCGACCGGCGCGGGCGCGCGCGCGAAGCGGTTCCACACCGCGACGCGCGTGTCGTCGTCGAACCGGAAGCGCGCGCGGCACTCGGCGGT
This Myxococcota bacterium DNA region includes the following protein-coding sequences:
- a CDS encoding pyridoxamine 5'-phosphate oxidase family protein, which produces MTDLERTAHAFVEMAHRIVWCTAASVDRRGRPRARILHPIWEWRDGALKGWIATSPTPTKRSHLAASPNLSLTYWEPGQDTCTAECRARFRFDDDTRVAVWNRFARAPAPVGYDPAIIPGWTSPTCDDFAAIELDPWLLRVFPGTMLLEGRGEVHTWSDPAA